TTCTATATTTCTTGTTCTGCAAAAGGGCGGGAATTGAAAGCGTCGCTGCGTAATGCACTTGGGCAATGATCATAGGTCAGTGACGCGACAACATAGAATGCTTATCGGACAGGTTACAGAGCGATGGAATATCATTAAGCTCACAGCCTCGCTCCACTGATTATCTCAACAGTGAATTGCCCTTGATGAATAAGTCCTTGAATCTTCCCATGGTCAGCGTGATCATGCCCACTTACCAGCATGTTAAGTTCATTGAATCGAGTATAAATAGCATACTCGCTCAACGAACACAATTCACATATGAATTGCTTGTCGGAGAAGATGAAAGCACTGATGGTACAAGAGAAATTTGCCAACGTTTAGCGGCAGAGCACCCGGGCCATATTCGGCTATTCCTGCAGGAACGTAAGGATGTTATTCATATACAGGGCAAACCTACCGGCCGTGCAAACCTACTGTCATTACTAGCGAACGCTAGGGTAAGTACATAGCGCTTTGTGAAGGAGATGATTACTGGACGGATCCTTTGAAACTTCAAAAACAGGTTGATTTCTTAGAAGCCAACCCTGACTATGCGATCTGCTTTCACCCGGCGATGCTTGACCGGAACGGCGAGCTGATCTCTGATTCGATAACAGAACCCAGGTTCGATCGTGTCACAGAG
This genomic window from Flavobacteriales bacterium contains:
- a CDS encoding glycosyltransferase, which gives rise to MNKSLNLPMVSVIMPTYQHVKFIESSINSILAQRTQFTYELLVGEDESTDGTREICQRLAAEHPGHIRLFLQERKDVIHIQGKPTGRANLLSLLANARVST